The genomic region GGAGGCGCTGTAATGGCCGGCCGCGTCCACGCCGGACACCTCGCGGCGACACCGGACCGCACCGTGCCGCCGGCCGCGTCCCGCCGTCCGGGCGAGGTGACCCGCCCGGGTCGGTCCGCGGCGGACGACCCGACCGCGACCGATCCGTGTCGCACCGCCGGGGCCGACCCGGATCGCCCGGTGGCAGCCGTCCTCGCGGCGGCACTGCACCTGCCGGGACTCGACAGGCGCGGAGTCGACGGGCGCGGACTCGACGGGCGTGGAGTCGACGGGCGCGGACTCGACGGGCGTGGAGTCGACGGGCGCGGAGTCGACGGGCCGGCCGGTGTCGCCGGGGCGTGGACCGCCGACGAGGAACCCGACTGCCCGCCGGAGCGTGCCGCCGACCTGCTCGGCCGCAAGGGTCTGCTGGCCAAGGAGCCGGCCACCCGGCTCGCCCTCTGCGCCGTGCACCGGGCGCTGGGCCTCGCGCCGAAGGCGCCCCGCCCGAGCGGGCCCGCGGATCCGCGTACCGCAGTGGTGGTCAGCTCCAACCTGGGCAACGTCGCCACCGTCGGCGACATCGCCCGCCGGCTGCGTGAAGGCGGCCCGCGCGAGGTCGGCCCGCTGGAGGCGCCGAACGCGTCAAGCAACGTCATCGCCGGCGCGGTCGCCATCTGGTTCCGCTTCGGCGGACCCAACCTCACCGTCTGCTCCGGGGCCACCGCCGGCCTGGACGCGATCTGGCTCGCCTGCCTGCTGCTACGCGCCGGCCGCGCCGACCGGGTCGTCGTGGTCGGCGCCGAACCGGACGACCCGCAGGCCCAGGCCCTGCACTCCGCCCGGGACGGCGCCACCGCCGGTGTGCCGCTGCGCGCCGGGGCGGCCTGCCTGCTGCTCGGCCGGGCCGACGCCGCGCCGCACCCGTTGGCCCTGCTGGGACCGGTCCGGGCGGGCGTGCCCGTCGACGGCGCACCGCGCGGCCCGCTTGTCGACGAGGCCGCCGTGGCGGCTGACCACTACGGCGCCGCAGGCGTCGTGCACACGGCGCTTGCCGTACGCCTGGTCGGCGCCACCCCGACCGTCACGGTCCGCTGCGGCGATGCCGTCGACGGCGTGCGCGAACTCGACGTCCGGGCGGCGCGGCGATGAACGGCACGCCACCCCCGGTCGCCGTGCACCGGCTCGCCGGCCCGGACACCGGGACGCCCACCGTGCTGCTCGCGCACGGCATGTCCGACACCTGGCGCAGTTGGCGGCCCCTGGCCCAGCGGCTGCCCACCGGCTGGCGGCTGCTCGCGGCCGAGCTGCCCTGGAAGGCCGGCACCGACCACCGCTGGCGGCGTCGGGGCACCCCCGGCGCCTGGCTCGCCGCCGCCGTCCGCGCCCTGGCCACGCCACCGGACGTCGTGGTCGGCCACTCGCTCGGCGCGAACGCGGTGCTGGAGATGCTCGCCACCGAACCGGACGTCGCGCCGCGCGCGGCGATGCTCATCGCGCCGTTCTACTGCCCGCCCGACCTGTCGATCACCTGGGCCGTGCACGAGCGGGCGCAGGCCAACTTCGTGCAGATCATCGACGAGGGGCTGCGCCACCGTCTCGGCTCCCGCCTGGCCGACCTGGACCCGGAGACCCTGGCCGCGATGCGCGACATCATGGTGGACCGGATCGGACCGGTCGGCTTCACCACGCTGTTCGACCACTTCACCGCGACCGCCGGCCTGCCGCTGCACGCGGTGACCGTGCCGACCATGGTCCTCACCGGTGGCCGCGACCCCGGCCTCGACGGCCCGCGCGTCGGCGCGCTGCGGGCCGAACTGCCCGACGCGCACGTCGTCGTGGAGCCGGACTTCCACCACTTCTGTCATCTCGACCGGGCGGCCGAGGTGGCCCGACACGTCGCGGGCTTCGTCGAGAAGGTCTGCCCCGATCCCGCGATCCGAGGAGGTACGCCGTGACCACGGCTGTGGAGAACGCATCAGTGACGCTGTCCGCCCGACCCGGGTTCGAGGGCGCGAACATCCGCACCTGGATCGGGTTCAAACACTTCGCGTACCTGGTGGACGAGGGCGTGCTGCAGTGGTTCCGGGAGCGGGGCCACGGCCCCGGCCGGCTCTACCACGAGCACGGGGTGGGGCTGTCGATCCGGGACTGCTCGCTGCTGCTGCCCGCCGTCCTCGACGTCGACGACACCGCGACTGTGGTGGCGACCCCCGCCGCCAACGGACGGTTCGCGGTGCGGATGGGCGTACGCCGCGACGCCGACGTCACCGTGTGCCGGGCCCGGGTGCGGGTGGCCCTGGTGCGGGAGGCGGACGTACCGCAGGCGACGCCGCTGCCGGTGGAGCTGGCGGGCCTCGCGGAGGAGCCGGCCCTCGGCGAGCCTGGGCCGGCGGTGGGCGATGACCCGGTCGACTCGTTGCGCGCCGCCGGCGCGGGCTTCGTGTGGCCGTGGCGGGTGCCCTACTTCTACTGCCAGTACTCGCAGCGGATGCAGCACTCCGGGTACGTCCGGCTGCTGGAGGAGGTGGTGGACCGCTACCTCGCCGACCGGGGCGTGTCGGTGGGCCGGATGCTGCGTGAGCGGGGCTGGATCCCGGTGGTCTCCCGCGCCCGCATCGAGGTGCTCGGCGACGCCCACCTCGACGAGCAGATGTGGGTCAGCTTCACCGTCACCGACGTGCTCAAGGACGTCACGTACGACGCGCGCATGGACTGCCACGTCGTCCGCGACGGCCGCCTGGTCCGAGTGGCGACGGCAGGCATCCTGCACGGGTACGCCGTCAGCCGCGGCCCCGAGGCGGGCCGGCTCGCCACCCTCGACGAGGACACCGTGGCGGCGCTGACCGGCGGGCAGCGGTGATGGCCGCCAAGCAGCCCCGGCTGTACTTCTCCTTCCGCAGCCCGTACAGCTGGCTGGCCGTGGAGCGGCTGACCCGGGCGCTGGGCCGGCCGCAGGAGACGCTTGAGTTCATCCCCTACTGGGATCCGGACGCGCGGACCGAGGCGGCGTTGACAGCCCGCGGCGGCACCTTCCACTACGTGCAGATGAGCAAGCCAAAGCACCTGTACCTGCTCCAGGACGCCAAGCGCCAGGCCCAGCGGCTGGGCCTGGCGATGCGCTGGCCGATCGACATCGACCCCTGGTGGGAGGTCCCGCACCTGGGCTGGCTGGCCGCCCGGGAACAGGGCGCGGGGGAGGCGTTCTACCGGGAGGTGATCGCCGCCCGCTGGCAGCGCGGCGAGGACGTGTGCACCCCGCGGGTGATCTCCGAGGTGGCCGAGCGGGCCGGGGTGGACCCGGCGGTGGTGCTCGGCGCGGTGGACGACGAGACGGTCCGGGCCGCCGGGGCGCACTGCCTGCTGCGGGCGTACGAGGAGGACATCTTCGGCATCCCCTACCTGCGGCTGGGCCCGCACCGGTTCTGGGGCGTGGACCGGGTCGACGACTTCCTCGCCGCGTACGCCCAACGGACCGGCACGCCCGTCGCGCCCCCGGCGGTGCCGGCGGGCGTGGGCGGGTACGACACCGACACCGGAGGCGGCTGTGGCTGAGCGACGAAACCCCGAGCAGGAGCGTGCCCACCGCCGTCGGCAGTTGGTCCTCACGCTGCGCGCCTTCGCCCTCGCGGGATTCGATGAGGGCGCGGGTGGCCACGTCACGGCCCGGGATCCGATCGACCCGGACACCTTCTGGATCAACCCGTTCGGCAGGCACTTCGCCCACGTGCGCGACGACGACCTGCTGCGCGTCGACCACACCGGCGACGTGGTCGACGGCGCCGGCCGGATCAACCCCGCCGGGTACGCCATCCACTCGGCCATCCACAAGGCCCGACCGGATGTGGTGGCCGCCGCGCACACCCACTCGATCAACGGTCGGGCGTTCTCGGCGCTCGACCGGCCGCTCGCGCCGATCACCCAGGACGCGTGCGCCTTCTTCGAGGACCACGAGGTCCACGACGAGTACGGCGGCGTCGTCCTCGACGGCGCGGAGGGCGACCGCATCGCGGCGACGCTGGGCACCGGCAAGGCAGTCGTCCTGCGCAACCACGGGCTGCTCACGGTCGGCGGCTCGGTGGCCGAGGCGGCGTGGTGGTTCCTGGCGATGGACCGCTGCTGCCAGGTGCAGTTGCTCGCCCAGGCGGCGGGCGACCTGGTGGTGATCCCCGCCGACGCGGCCCGGGCCGCGCGGGCGGACATCGGCACCGCGCAGATCGCCCGACTGAACTTCCGGCCGGTCGCGGAGCACGTCCTGGCCGTCAGCCCCGACCTCACGCACGGCACGACGCCCAGACAGGAGTGACGAGTGGCCGAGCTGCTGAAGACGATGGTCCGGGACCGGGCCGGCGACGTCGCGCTGACCGACGAGCGGACCACCCGGACGTGGGCGGAGCTGGACCGGTCGGTGGACCGGTGGATCGGTGTGCTGCGCGGGGCCGGCCTGGACGTCGGTGACCGGGTGGCGTTCGTGCTCGGCAACCGGCACGAGACCTTCGAGGCGCTGCTCGCCTGCGTGCACGCGGGACTTGTGGCGGTGCCCGTCAACTGGCACCTCACCGCGCCGGAGATCGCCCACATCCTGGCCGACTGCGGCGCCCGGGCGGTGCTCACCGAGGCGGCGTACGCGCCGGCGGTGCGCGACGCGGTGGCGCGTACACCGGACGGCCCCGACCTGCTGGTGACAGTCGACGGCGGGGACGGGTGCACGGCGGTGGACGACCTGCCGGCGGGCCCGCCCGTCGCGGCGCTCTCCGGTGGTGTGCTGCTCTACACCTCGGGCACCAGCGGACGCCCCAAGGGCGTGGTCAACCCGCTGCTCAAGGTCGGCGCGCCGATCGATCGGGTGGCCGCCACCACCGAGGCGCTCGGCGGGGGGCTGGGCATCCCGACGCAGGGGCAGGCGTTGCTTGTCGGTCCCTGGTACCACTCGGCGCAGTTGTTCTTCGCCCAGTTCCCGCTGCTGCGCGGCTGTGGGCTGGTGCTGCGCCGCGGGTTCGACCCGGTCGAGGTGCTGCGGGTGATCGACGACGAGAAGATCACGATCAGTCATCTGGTGCCGACCCAGTTCATCCGCCTGCTCCGGGTCGACGCGGCGACCCGGGCGGCGTTCTCCGGCGCCAGCCTGGCCCGGATCTGGCACGGCGGGGGCCCCTGTCCGCCGGAGACCAAGCGGGCGATGATCGAATGGTGGGGGCCGGTGTTCGTGGAGTACTACGCCGCGACCGAGGCCGGCATCGTCACCCTCGCCGACTCGCACACCTGGCTGGCCCGGCCGGGCACTGTGGGCCGGCCGGCGCCGCCGACCGAGGTGGTGGTGGTCGACGACGAGGGCCGGCCGGTGCCCGCCGGGCAGGAGGGCCGGGTGGCCGTGCGGCGGCCCCCGGGCCGGGGTTTCCACTACCACAACGCCCCGGAGCAGACCGAGCAGGCGCACGTCGCCCCGGACACCTTCACCGTCGGCGACCTGGGCCACCTGGACGCCGACGGCTACCTGTTCCTCACCGGCCGCTCGGCGGAGCTGATCGTCACCGGCGGCGTCAACGTCTATCCCGCCGAGGTGGAGGCGGTGCTGTCGACGCACCCCGCGGTGCAGGACAGCGTGGTCATCGGTGTGCCGGACGAGGAGTTCGGCGAGCAGGTCCGGGCGGTGGTGCAACTCGACCCGGCGTGGCAGGCCCGGGGCGTCGAGCAGGTCCTCGACGCGCACTGCCGGACCAGCCTGGCAGGCTTCAAGGTGCCGCGCTCGTACGAGGTGGTCGACCGGATCCCCCGCGAGCCCACCGGCAAGCTGCCCCGCGGGGCGTTGCGGGACCGCTACCGGCCGGCCTCGGTGTCGCCGGGTCTGCTCGCCGACCCGGCGAGCTACCTGAGCGGCGTGCCGCACGACGAGTTCGCCCGTCGCCGGCGGGACGCGCCGGTGGCGTGGGTCGAGGAGGTCGAGCTGACCCGTACCGACCAGGACCGTTCGGTGCGGTCCCGGGGCCGGGGTTTTTGGGCCGTCACCCGCCACGCCGCGGTGTCCGAGGTGTCCCGTGACGCGGCGACGTTCTCGTCGGCGGCCGGCGGGGCGTTCCTCGCCGACCCCCGGACACCTGAGGATCTGCACCGCAACCGGCAGCTTCTGATCAACATGGACGCCCCGGAGCACGCCTGGGTGCGGCGGCTGGTGGCGGGGGCGTTCACGCCCCGCGCGGTGGGCCGGCTGGGCGAGCTGGTGACCCGGCACGCCGAGGAGGTGGTCGCCCGGGCGGTGGCCGCGCGCGACATCGACGTGGTGGCGGACCTCGCGGCCGAGCTGCCGCTGCTCGTCCTCACCGACCTGCTCGGCGTGCCACGGGAGGACCGCCGGTTGCTGTTCGACTGGAGCAACAACCTGGTCGGGTTCGACGATCCCCGCTACGGCGGCGGCAGCGTGCAGCGCTACCGGGACACCTTCGCGGCGGCGTTCTCCTACGTCCGGGAGCTGGCGGCCCAGCGACGGGCCGCGCCCACCGACGACCTGCTCAGCCTCCTCGTGCACGCCGAGGCCGACGGTCGGGGCCTGACCGACGCGCAGCTGTGCCAGTTGTGGCTGCTGCTTGTCATCGCCGGCAACGAGACCACCCGGCACCTGATCTCCAACGGGGTGCAGGCGTTGCTGGAGCACCCCGAGCAGCGGGACCGGCTGATCGCCGAGCCCGACCTGACCGCGAGCGCGGTCGAGGAGCTGCTGCGCTGGGTCACGCCGATCATGCAGTTCCGGCGTACCGCCACCCGCGACACAGTCCTCGACGGCACCCGCATCGCCGCCGGGGACAAGGTCGTCATCTACTACGCCTCGGCCAACCGGGACCCGGCCGCGTTCACCGACCCCGATCGGCTGGACCTCGCCCGCGATCCGAACCCGCACCTGGCGTTCGGTGTCGGCCCGCACTTCTGCCTGGGCGCGCACCTGGCCCGGCTGGAGATGGCGGCCTTCCTCACCGCGATCCGTCCGCAGCTGGCCCGGCTCCGACTGACCGGGCCGGTACTCCGGATGCGGACCAACTTCATGAACGCCGTCACCGCGATGCCCGCGCGCTTCGACGTCGCGCCGGAAGGGGAGTGACCCCATGCCACTGGACCTGCACTGGTTCCTGCCGACGCACGGAGACGGCCGTGACCTGGCCGAGCCTGCCCGCGGTCGCGGGGCCCGGCCGGCCCGGATCACCCGTCGCCCGCCGGACATCGGCTATCTGGCGCAGGTGGCGCGCGCCGCCGACCGGTTGGGTTTCGCAAGTGTGCTCACGCCCGCCGGGCTGTTCTGCGAGGACCCGTGGGTGGTGGCGTCCGCGCTCGCCGCGCAGACCGAACGACTGAAGTTCATGATCGCGTTACGGCCGGGGCTGGCCTCGCCCACGCTCGTCGCCCAGATGGCCGCGTCGCTGCAACGCGTCTCGGGGGGCCGGGTGCTGCTCAACATCGTGGCCGGCAGCGATCCGGACGAGCAGCGCCGCTACGGCGACTGGCTGGACCACGACGCCCGATACGCCCGCGCCGAGGAGTTCCTCACCATCCTGGGTGGACTGTGGGCCGGCGAACCGGTCGACCACAGCGGCGAGCACTACCGGGTGAAGGCCGCTCTGCTGGCCCGGCCGCCGGCCACCGCGCCGGCCGTGTTCCTGGGCGGATCCTCGCCGGCGGCGCAGCGGGCGGCCGCCCGGCACGCGGACGTGTATCTGGCCTGGGGTGAGACGCCTGCCCAGCTCGGCGAGCTGCTGGGTCGAGCACGCGACCAGGCGGCGGAGGTCGGCCGCACACTGCGCACCGGGAGTCGGCTGCACGTGATCACCAGGGACACCGCGCGGGAGGCGTGGGCGGAGGCGGACCGGCTCCTGGCCGGCGTCGACGAGGCGCGGATCGCCGCCGCTCGGCAGCGCTTCGGCCGTACCGACTCGGAGGGCCAGCGGCGGGCGGCGGCGCTGCACGCCGACGGCAACGCCCGGATGGAGGTGTACCCGAACGTCTGGGCGGGCTACTCGCTGATCCGGCCCGGCGCCGGCGCGGCGCTGGTGGGCAGCCACGAGGAGGTCGCCGAGCGGATCGCCGAGTACCACGCCGCCGGGGTGGACCATCTGATCCTGTCCGGGCAGCCGCACCTCG from Micromonospora lupini harbors:
- a CDS encoding beta-ketoacyl synthase N-terminal-like domain-containing protein, translated to MAGRVHAGHLAATPDRTVPPAASRRPGEVTRPGRSAADDPTATDPCRTAGADPDRPVAAVLAAALHLPGLDRRGVDGRGLDGRGVDGRGLDGRGVDGRGVDGPAGVAGAWTADEEPDCPPERAADLLGRKGLLAKEPATRLALCAVHRALGLAPKAPRPSGPADPRTAVVVSSNLGNVATVGDIARRLREGGPREVGPLEAPNASSNVIAGAVAIWFRFGGPNLTVCSGATAGLDAIWLACLLLRAGRADRVVVVGAEPDDPQAQALHSARDGATAGVPLRAGAACLLLGRADAAPHPLALLGPVRAGVPVDGAPRGPLVDEAAVAADHYGAAGVVHTALAVRLVGATPTVTVRCGDAVDGVRELDVRAARR
- a CDS encoding alpha/beta fold hydrolase — protein: MNGTPPPVAVHRLAGPDTGTPTVLLAHGMSDTWRSWRPLAQRLPTGWRLLAAELPWKAGTDHRWRRRGTPGAWLAAAVRALATPPDVVVGHSLGANAVLEMLATEPDVAPRAAMLIAPFYCPPDLSITWAVHERAQANFVQIIDEGLRHRLGSRLADLDPETLAAMRDIMVDRIGPVGFTTLFDHFTATAGLPLHAVTVPTMVLTGGRDPGLDGPRVGALRAELPDAHVVVEPDFHHFCHLDRAAEVARHVAGFVEKVCPDPAIRGGTP
- a CDS encoding acyl-CoA thioesterase; this translates as MTTAVENASVTLSARPGFEGANIRTWIGFKHFAYLVDEGVLQWFRERGHGPGRLYHEHGVGLSIRDCSLLLPAVLDVDDTATVVATPAANGRFAVRMGVRRDADVTVCRARVRVALVREADVPQATPLPVELAGLAEEPALGEPGPAVGDDPVDSLRAAGAGFVWPWRVPYFYCQYSQRMQHSGYVRLLEEVVDRYLADRGVSVGRMLRERGWIPVVSRARIEVLGDAHLDEQMWVSFTVTDVLKDVTYDARMDCHVVRDGRLVRVATAGILHGYAVSRGPEAGRLATLDEDTVAALTGGQR
- a CDS encoding 2-hydroxychromene-2-carboxylate isomerase, which encodes MAAKQPRLYFSFRSPYSWLAVERLTRALGRPQETLEFIPYWDPDARTEAALTARGGTFHYVQMSKPKHLYLLQDAKRQAQRLGLAMRWPIDIDPWWEVPHLGWLAAREQGAGEAFYREVIAARWQRGEDVCTPRVISEVAERAGVDPAVVLGAVDDETVRAAGAHCLLRAYEEDIFGIPYLRLGPHRFWGVDRVDDFLAAYAQRTGTPVAPPAVPAGVGGYDTDTGGGCG
- a CDS encoding class II aldolase/adducin family protein — translated: MAERRNPEQERAHRRRQLVLTLRAFALAGFDEGAGGHVTARDPIDPDTFWINPFGRHFAHVRDDDLLRVDHTGDVVDGAGRINPAGYAIHSAIHKARPDVVAAAHTHSINGRAFSALDRPLAPITQDACAFFEDHEVHDEYGGVVLDGAEGDRIAATLGTGKAVVLRNHGLLTVGGSVAEAAWWFLAMDRCCQVQLLAQAAGDLVVIPADAARAARADIGTAQIARLNFRPVAEHVLAVSPDLTHGTTPRQE
- a CDS encoding cytochrome P450: MAELLKTMVRDRAGDVALTDERTTRTWAELDRSVDRWIGVLRGAGLDVGDRVAFVLGNRHETFEALLACVHAGLVAVPVNWHLTAPEIAHILADCGARAVLTEAAYAPAVRDAVARTPDGPDLLVTVDGGDGCTAVDDLPAGPPVAALSGGVLLYTSGTSGRPKGVVNPLLKVGAPIDRVAATTEALGGGLGIPTQGQALLVGPWYHSAQLFFAQFPLLRGCGLVLRRGFDPVEVLRVIDDEKITISHLVPTQFIRLLRVDAATRAAFSGASLARIWHGGGPCPPETKRAMIEWWGPVFVEYYAATEAGIVTLADSHTWLARPGTVGRPAPPTEVVVVDDEGRPVPAGQEGRVAVRRPPGRGFHYHNAPEQTEQAHVAPDTFTVGDLGHLDADGYLFLTGRSAELIVTGGVNVYPAEVEAVLSTHPAVQDSVVIGVPDEEFGEQVRAVVQLDPAWQARGVEQVLDAHCRTSLAGFKVPRSYEVVDRIPREPTGKLPRGALRDRYRPASVSPGLLADPASYLSGVPHDEFARRRRDAPVAWVEEVELTRTDQDRSVRSRGRGFWAVTRHAAVSEVSRDAATFSSAAGGAFLADPRTPEDLHRNRQLLINMDAPEHAWVRRLVAGAFTPRAVGRLGELVTRHAEEVVARAVAARDIDVVADLAAELPLLVLTDLLGVPREDRRLLFDWSNNLVGFDDPRYGGGSVQRYRDTFAAAFSYVRELAAQRRAAPTDDLLSLLVHAEADGRGLTDAQLCQLWLLLVIAGNETTRHLISNGVQALLEHPEQRDRLIAEPDLTASAVEELLRWVTPIMQFRRTATRDTVLDGTRIAAGDKVVIYYASANRDPAAFTDPDRLDLARDPNPHLAFGVGPHFCLGAHLARLEMAAFLTAIRPQLARLRLTGPVLRMRTNFMNAVTAMPARFDVAPEGE
- a CDS encoding LLM class flavin-dependent oxidoreductase; this encodes MPLDLHWFLPTHGDGRDLAEPARGRGARPARITRRPPDIGYLAQVARAADRLGFASVLTPAGLFCEDPWVVASALAAQTERLKFMIALRPGLASPTLVAQMAASLQRVSGGRVLLNIVAGSDPDEQRRYGDWLDHDARYARAEEFLTILGGLWAGEPVDHSGEHYRVKAALLARPPATAPAVFLGGSSPAAQRAAARHADVYLAWGETPAQLGELLGRARDQAAEVGRTLRTGSRLHVITRDTAREAWAEADRLLAGVDEARIAAARQRFGRTDSEGQRRAAALHADGNARMEVYPNVWAGYSLIRPGAGAALVGSHEEVAERIAEYHAAGVDHLILSGQPHLEEAYWFGEGVVPLLRHDGLLDPATDAHAGPRRTPELAVGR